One genomic region from Bacillus sp. SLBN-46 encodes:
- a CDS encoding nucleotidyltransferase: MKAVGLIVEYNPFHNGHAFHLSASKEAAKADVVIAVMSGNFLQRGEPALVSKWYRTKMALLNGVDIVFELPYHFATQKAETFANGAVSILDAAGCETLCFGSESGDINSFLQTLDYIKEEEKNLDEGIKYFMDTGVSYPKASALAFNQLQASKNYLDLGKPNNILGLEYIKAIKRQKSSIRPMTVTRKNANYHDEHFTSETIASATSIRKAIFSPKDDNHGIDQYVPMATKQLLEDYFHHFHLFHQWENYWSYLQYRLIHSNSEELREIYEMEEGLENRLQAAAIESESFQQFMQKIKTKRYTWTRLQRLCVHILTNAKKIEMDRNLEKASYLRLLGMTTNGREYLNKVKKDLSLPLLSKLSSFKESEIDLDVKAARVYALGVPNHLKNEMFKQEFNQPPIYIK, from the coding sequence ATGAAAGCTGTTGGTTTAATTGTTGAATATAATCCATTTCATAATGGACATGCTTTTCATTTAAGTGCTTCAAAGGAAGCCGCTAAGGCAGATGTTGTCATTGCAGTTATGAGTGGGAATTTCTTGCAGAGAGGGGAACCTGCACTGGTATCCAAATGGTATCGGACGAAAATGGCCTTGCTAAATGGTGTTGACATCGTTTTTGAGCTGCCATACCATTTTGCCACACAGAAGGCTGAAACATTCGCTAACGGTGCGGTATCTATTTTAGATGCAGCCGGTTGTGAGACCTTATGCTTTGGAAGTGAGAGTGGGGACATCAATTCCTTTCTTCAAACGCTTGATTACATAAAAGAAGAAGAAAAAAACCTAGATGAGGGCATAAAATACTTTATGGATACAGGTGTTAGTTATCCTAAAGCATCAGCATTAGCTTTTAATCAGTTACAAGCATCAAAAAACTACTTGGACCTAGGTAAACCCAACAACATTTTAGGTCTGGAATACATAAAGGCAATAAAACGACAAAAGAGTTCTATTAGGCCAATGACTGTGACACGGAAAAATGCCAATTATCATGATGAACATTTCACATCAGAAACTATTGCTAGTGCAACTAGTATTAGAAAAGCTATTTTTTCTCCAAAGGACGATAACCATGGTATTGACCAATATGTACCTATGGCAACAAAACAGTTATTAGAGGACTATTTCCATCATTTTCACCTGTTTCATCAATGGGAAAATTATTGGAGCTATTTACAATACCGCCTAATCCATAGCAATAGTGAAGAGCTTAGGGAAATATATGAAATGGAAGAAGGCCTCGAAAATAGGTTACAGGCTGCAGCTATCGAATCTGAGAGCTTTCAGCAATTTATGCAGAAGATAAAAACCAAAAGATATACTTGGACAAGACTTCAAAGGCTTTGCGTTCATATTTTAACTAATGCAAAAAAAATAGAAATGGACAGAAACCTAGAGAAGGCTTCCTATTTAAGACTATTAGGGATGACAACTAACGGAAGAGAATACTTAAATAAAGTGAAAAAGGATTTGAGCCTGCCTCTTTTATCCAAGCTTTCTAGCTTTAAGGAGAGCGAGATAGATCTTGATGTGAAAGCCGCTCGTGTTTATGCTCTAGGAGTCCCAAATCATTTAAAGAATGAAATGTTCAAACAAGAATTTAATCAACCACCTATTTATATAAAATAA